A genomic stretch from Bacteroidales bacterium includes:
- the gnd gene encoding decarboxylating 6-phosphogluconate dehydrogenase: protein MKIGFIGLGKMGHNMVQRLLNEGHEVVVWNMDPAPVISLEKLGAIASLSVAELVEKLPERKIVWLMVPAGKPVDDNLNQLLELLNPGDIIIDGGNSNWKETQARSARAGEKEIFFLDCGTSGGVWGLQNGYCLMYGGDKAAADYAEPVFKTLAPASGYVYCGDSGSGHFVKMIHNGIEYGMMQSYAEGFEILEKSPFGINLPKVADAWQYGSVVRSWLLELAVNALKEDPKLEKLEDYVPDSGEGRWTIQAAIDLDVPAPVITNALFARFQSRQKESFAMKMLAALRNQFGGHAVKSKN from the coding sequence ATGAAAATTGGATTTATCGGCCTTGGGAAAATGGGTCATAACATGGTACAACGCTTGTTGAACGAAGGCCACGAAGTAGTGGTCTGGAATATGGACCCTGCTCCGGTTATAAGCCTTGAAAAACTTGGAGCTATTGCATCTTTGTCCGTCGCTGAACTGGTTGAAAAACTCCCGGAAAGAAAAATTGTCTGGTTAATGGTTCCTGCCGGAAAGCCGGTAGACGACAATCTCAACCAGCTCCTCGAATTGTTGAACCCCGGGGATATTATCATTGACGGTGGCAATTCGAACTGGAAAGAAACTCAGGCGCGTTCTGCCAGGGCCGGGGAAAAAGAGATCTTTTTTCTCGATTGTGGAACCAGCGGGGGTGTTTGGGGACTTCAAAACGGGTATTGCCTGATGTATGGAGGCGACAAAGCGGCAGCGGATTACGCTGAGCCGGTCTTTAAAACACTCGCTCCGGCCAGCGGATATGTCTATTGCGGTGATTCCGGGTCCGGACATTTTGTAAAAATGATCCATAATGGCATTGAGTACGGCATGATGCAGTCCTATGCGGAAGGCTTTGAAATACTTGAAAAATCGCCATTCGGAATTAACCTGCCCAAAGTTGCCGATGCCTGGCAATACGGAAGTGTAGTACGTTCATGGCTGCTGGAACTGGCGGTGAATGCCCTGAAGGAGGATCCGAAGCTCGAAAAACTGGAAGATTATGTTCCCGACAGCGGAGAGGGACGCTGGACCATTCAGGCAGCCATTGACCTGGATGTACCTGCCCCCGTAATCACCAATGCGCTGTTTGCGCGTTTTCAGTCCCGGCAGAAGGAATCATTTGCAATGAAGATGCTGGCAGCATTAAGGAATCAGTTTGGAGGTCATGCTGTGAAATCAAAAAACTAA
- the zwf gene encoding glucose-6-phosphate dehydrogenase produces the protein MDKDSFIYVIFGASGDLAKRKLVPAIYSLYVQNLLSENFTLLGVSRTGFSDAEYRLNMIAALKQYNETDNREKIQEFAEKLFYSALQYDDIQSYEMLRDRLTALQKLNAVSGNVIFYLSTPPELYAVIPQKLAGAGLNKQENGWKRVIIEKPFGYDLDSALQLKDLLLKDWEEEQLYRIDHYLGKETVQNLLVTRFSNGIFEPLWNSRYIHHIEVTSSESLGVEQRGGYYDQSGALRDMVQNHLLQVVALTAMEPPATLQPQSIRNEILKVFQSLRSIGKEEVKELALRGQYVASSINGLGVTGYRDEDGVKQDSVTETYAALKFYIDNWRWGGVPFYIRTGKRLPTRVTEVVIHFKPTPHSLFSGQADCSSCNQLVIRIQPDEGILLKFGMKIPGAGFEVQNVNMDFHYSDLSSQRIPSAYERLIFDSIRGDSTLFARTEEVIEAWKFVMPVLEAWKDNPEIPLYGYPAGSWGPENADELIDDPGMTWRYPCKNLDGDGTYCEL, from the coding sequence ATGGATAAGGACAGTTTTATTTACGTGATATTTGGAGCTTCGGGCGATCTTGCCAAAAGAAAGCTCGTTCCTGCCATCTACTCGCTGTATGTGCAGAATCTGCTGTCTGAGAATTTTACACTTCTGGGTGTTTCCCGAACCGGTTTTTCCGATGCTGAATACAGGTTGAACATGATCGCAGCCCTGAAACAATACAATGAAACCGATAACAGGGAAAAGATTCAGGAGTTCGCGGAAAAGTTATTCTATTCGGCTTTGCAGTATGATGACATACAATCTTACGAAATGCTCAGAGACAGGCTGACAGCGCTGCAAAAGCTGAATGCTGTTTCTGGGAATGTCATTTTTTACCTGTCTACACCCCCTGAGTTGTATGCAGTAATACCACAAAAGCTTGCCGGGGCAGGTTTGAATAAGCAGGAAAACGGCTGGAAAAGGGTGATTATCGAAAAACCATTTGGATATGACCTCGACTCAGCCCTGCAACTTAAGGATTTATTACTAAAAGACTGGGAGGAAGAACAGCTCTACAGAATAGACCATTATCTGGGCAAGGAAACCGTGCAAAATTTGCTGGTGACCAGGTTTTCAAATGGAATATTTGAACCCCTCTGGAACAGCAGATATATTCATCACATAGAAGTGACCTCCTCAGAAAGCCTTGGCGTGGAACAGCGGGGAGGATATTATGATCAATCCGGTGCCTTACGCGATATGGTGCAAAATCATTTGCTTCAGGTTGTTGCCTTAACGGCCATGGAACCGCCTGCCACCCTGCAACCCCAGTCCATCCGCAATGAAATATTAAAGGTATTTCAATCATTACGGTCCATTGGAAAAGAGGAGGTTAAAGAGCTTGCCCTGCGTGGACAGTATGTGGCTTCAAGCATCAATGGACTGGGCGTGACGGGTTACCGCGATGAGGATGGGGTGAAGCAGGATTCGGTCACAGAAACCTATGCCGCCCTGAAGTTCTATATCGATAACTGGAGGTGGGGAGGAGTGCCCTTTTATATCCGTACCGGAAAGCGTTTGCCTACCCGGGTTACCGAAGTGGTCATCCATTTTAAGCCAACACCCCATTCCCTTTTCTCCGGTCAGGCCGATTGCAGCTCGTGTAACCAATTGGTAATAAGGATTCAGCCCGACGAAGGCATCCTGTTGAAATTTGGCATGAAAATTCCCGGGGCTGGCTTTGAGGTTCAGAATGTGAATATGGATTTTCATTATTCCGATCTTTCCAGCCAGCGGATACCCTCGGCTTATGAAAGGCTCATCTTCGATTCAATCAGGGGAGATTCAACCTTATTTGCGCGTACGGAAGAGGTCATAGAAGCCTGGAAATTTGTTATGCCCGTGCTTGAAGCCTGGAAAGACAATCCGGAGATACCTCTGTATGGGTATCCTGCCGGATCATGGGGACCGGAAAATGCCGACGAACTCATTGATGATCCCGGAATGACCTGGCGCTATCCCTGTAAAAACCTGGACGGTGACGGTACATACTGCGAATTGTAA
- the tkt gene encoding transketolase, which produces MKDKRNYPAQSGINTIRTLSMDAVQAANSGHPGTPMALAPVAYVLYDRFMNFNPSHPQWINRDRFILSAGHASMLLYSTLHINGYDVSLDDMKAFRQLHSKCPGHPEYGHTPGVETTTGPLGQGVATSVGFTIAEKWLAARYNQPGYTLIDYKIFALAGDGCMMEGISGEAASLAGHLGLDNLVWIYDNNKITIEGNTNLAFSEDVATRFIAYGWNVIRVGDANDLEMLSRALQMAENEKQRPSLIIVDSHIAYGAPTKQDTHGAHGSPLGEEEIRATKQFYGWDPDKKFYVPEEVREYRRNTQLRGQAQNREWNELFEKYTGEFPDLASEIKTIESGRMPEGWDCCIPVFEPGEKMSGRAASSTVLNAIAAKIPFMIGGSADLTPSTLTGLKDFSGFQKDNFSGRNLHYGIREHAMGAIANGIALSGLKTFASTFLVFSDYARSSIRLSALMNLPVVFIFTHDSIGVGEDGPTHQPVEHIASLRAIPNLEVIRPADANEVSVMWKYIMELKNAPVALILSRQDLPVIDRNKYAPASGALRGGYVLADTGGTPEIILIATGSELNQALEAFEELKKDGIKARVVSMPNWNLYERQDAVYQESVLPSHVTARISIEAGSTFGWNRFTGLPGVGEAMGMKTFGASGKLNSLLEEFELTSGDIVKKSKSILQ; this is translated from the coding sequence ATGAAAGATAAGAGAAACTATCCTGCACAATCAGGCATTAATACGATACGAACACTTTCCATGGATGCGGTACAGGCAGCCAATTCAGGTCACCCCGGGACCCCCATGGCCCTGGCCCCTGTTGCTTATGTCCTGTATGACAGGTTTATGAATTTTAATCCATCCCATCCTCAATGGATCAACCGGGACAGGTTTATATTGTCTGCCGGTCATGCTTCGATGTTGCTTTACAGCACATTACATATTAACGGGTATGATGTAAGCCTTGATGATATGAAAGCATTCCGCCAATTGCACAGCAAATGTCCCGGACATCCTGAATACGGTCATACTCCCGGGGTAGAAACAACTACAGGTCCTTTAGGTCAGGGTGTTGCCACAAGCGTAGGCTTTACCATTGCAGAAAAGTGGCTGGCGGCCAGGTATAATCAGCCCGGTTATACGCTGATAGACTATAAGATATTTGCCCTGGCGGGTGATGGTTGTATGATGGAAGGAATTTCGGGTGAGGCAGCTTCGCTGGCAGGCCACCTCGGCCTGGACAACCTGGTTTGGATTTACGATAACAATAAAATAACCATTGAGGGAAATACAAACCTGGCTTTCAGCGAAGACGTCGCCACCAGGTTTATTGCCTATGGCTGGAACGTGATCAGGGTGGGTGATGCGAATGACCTGGAGATGCTCTCCAGGGCTCTTCAAATGGCCGAAAATGAGAAGCAGCGGCCGTCATTGATCATTGTGGACAGCCATATTGCCTACGGAGCCCCCACCAAGCAGGATACACACGGGGCACACGGATCTCCGCTGGGTGAGGAAGAGATCAGGGCGACCAAACAATTTTACGGATGGGACCCCGACAAGAAATTTTATGTGCCGGAAGAGGTTCGGGAATACAGACGCAATACACAGTTACGGGGACAAGCACAGAACAGGGAGTGGAATGAGCTCTTTGAAAAATACACCGGGGAATTTCCGGATCTGGCTTCGGAAATAAAAACCATTGAAAGTGGCCGGATGCCCGAAGGATGGGATTGCTGTATACCGGTTTTCGAACCGGGGGAGAAGATGTCCGGACGGGCAGCCAGCAGCACTGTACTGAATGCCATTGCAGCAAAAATACCCTTTATGATAGGCGGCTCAGCGGATCTGACTCCCTCCACGCTTACCGGTCTGAAGGATTTCTCCGGTTTTCAGAAAGATAACTTCAGCGGAAGAAACCTGCACTACGGGATCAGGGAACATGCCATGGGAGCCATCGCCAACGGGATCGCTTTAAGCGGACTGAAAACATTCGCCAGTACCTTCCTGGTTTTTTCCGACTATGCCCGTTCATCCATTCGCCTTTCCGCACTTATGAACCTGCCGGTTGTTTTTATTTTTACTCACGACAGTATCGGTGTGGGCGAGGATGGCCCGACCCATCAGCCCGTTGAGCATATAGCCTCACTCAGGGCTATTCCGAATCTTGAAGTAATCAGGCCTGCCGATGCAAACGAAGTATCCGTGATGTGGAAATACATCATGGAACTCAAAAATGCCCCGGTTGCATTGATATTAAGCCGTCAGGATCTTCCTGTGATAGACAGAAACAAGTATGCTCCGGCCTCCGGCGCTCTCAGGGGAGGATATGTACTGGCAGATACCGGCGGAACTCCTGAAATTATTCTTATTGCCACCGGATCTGAGCTGAATCAGGCTCTTGAAGCATTCGAGGAACTTAAGAAGGACGGGATTAAGGCCAGGGTAGTCAGCATGCCAAACTGGAATCTTTATGAGCGCCAGGATGCTGTTTACCAGGAGTCGGTACTTCCATCCCATGTAACTGCAAGGATTTCAATCGAAGCGGGATCCACTTTTGGGTGGAACCGATTTACCGGACTCCCGGGAGTTGGTGAAGCGATGGGAATGAAGACTTTTGGGGCTTCAGGGAAATTAAACAGTTTGCTGGAAGAGTTTGAACTGACCTCCGGCGACATCGTAAAAAAATCTAAATCCATCCTGCAATGA
- a CDS encoding RpiB/LacA/LacB family sugar-phosphate isomerase, with amino-acid sequence MKMKIGIASDHGGYEIKLGLKQRLEEQNYEVVDFGNFRFEANDDYPDFVIPLAKAVAGKKVIRGIAVCGSGVGASIAANKVAGVRAALVHDHFSAHQGVEDDDMNVLCMGGRIIGIEKAGELAMAFLNARFSNAERHRRRLEKILIQPVETDHNRRRTAE; translated from the coding sequence ATGAAAATGAAAATAGGGATCGCCTCTGATCATGGCGGATATGAAATTAAACTAGGTCTGAAGCAACGCCTGGAAGAACAAAATTACGAAGTTGTGGATTTTGGAAATTTTCGATTTGAGGCTAATGATGATTACCCCGACTTTGTTATTCCACTGGCAAAGGCCGTTGCCGGAAAAAAAGTTATCAGGGGGATTGCCGTCTGTGGGAGTGGTGTGGGAGCTTCCATTGCTGCCAATAAGGTAGCCGGCGTCCGGGCAGCCCTGGTGCATGATCATTTTTCTGCCCATCAGGGAGTGGAAGATGACGACATGAATGTGCTGTGCATGGGCGGGAGAATCATCGGGATTGAAAAGGCTGGTGAACTGGCAATGGCTTTTTTAAATGCACGTTTCTCCAATGCAGAGAGGCACCGGAGAAGGCTGGAAAAAATATTGATTCAGCCGGTGGAAACCGATCACAATCGCAGAAGAACAGCAGAATAA
- the tal gene encoding transaldolase encodes MNTKTKALNEQGISLWLDNITRKILDDGTLEKYINELSVTGLTSNPTIFDNAIARSDDYDPSIRESGGDLDSEALFFTLAIEDIQRAADLFFPVYERTNGVDGFVSIEVSPLLAYDTESTIKAAKSIFRQVNRPNVFIKIPGTPEGLPAIERVIAEGIPVNITLLFSADQYEAAANAWLKGVELRADKGLNPDVRSVASVFVSRWDKAVSGKVPDSLENKLGLAVSQKTYESYQHFLQSERVQRLLNLGVSPQRLLWASTGTKDPAVSDVLYIENLVAPFTVNTMPENTLLAFADHGKKSAALPRNCALTDKLLKQFEAERIDVISLAETLQKEGAKSFIESWNHLISSIEQKRELI; translated from the coding sequence ATGAATACAAAGACAAAAGCCCTGAATGAGCAGGGAATCAGCTTATGGCTGGATAATATTACCAGGAAGATCCTGGATGACGGAACCCTCGAAAAATATATCAATGAGCTTTCGGTTACCGGTTTAACCTCGAATCCTACCATTTTTGACAATGCTATTGCCAGATCGGATGATTATGATCCGTCAATCAGGGAATCCGGTGGGGACCTGGACAGCGAAGCGCTTTTTTTTACCCTGGCCATTGAGGATATCCAGCGGGCGGCCGACCTGTTTTTCCCGGTGTATGAAAGAACAAACGGAGTGGACGGTTTCGTCTCCATTGAAGTTTCACCGCTGCTGGCCTATGATACAGAAAGCACTATCAAGGCAGCAAAATCTATATTCCGGCAGGTAAACAGACCAAATGTCTTTATAAAAATTCCTGGTACACCTGAGGGATTGCCGGCTATTGAAAGGGTGATTGCTGAAGGGATCCCGGTCAATATTACTTTGCTTTTTTCTGCGGATCAATATGAAGCCGCGGCCAATGCCTGGTTGAAGGGGGTTGAGCTTCGTGCCGATAAGGGTCTGAATCCGGATGTAAGGTCAGTGGCCTCGGTTTTTGTAAGTCGCTGGGATAAAGCAGTGTCGGGTAAGGTGCCGGACAGTCTGGAAAACAAGCTGGGACTTGCAGTATCACAAAAAACCTATGAATCGTATCAGCATTTTCTTCAGTCGGAACGCGTTCAAAGGCTGCTGAACCTGGGTGTATCGCCTCAGCGCTTGCTTTGGGCCAGCACCGGCACAAAGGATCCGGCCGTGAGTGATGTACTTTATATTGAAAACCTTGTTGCTCCGTTTACGGTAAATACCATGCCGGAAAATACCCTGCTTGCCTTTGCCGATCACGGTAAAAAGAGCGCAGCGCTTCCCCGTAACTGTGCTCTTACGGATAAGCTTTTAAAGCAATTTGAAGCAGAGAGGATTGATGTTATTTCCCTGGCCGAAACTTTACAGAAAGAGGGGGCAAAATCATTTATTGAAAGCTGGAATCACCTGATAAGCAGCATTGAACAGAAGAGAGAACTCATATAA
- the pgi gene encoding glucose-6-phosphate isomerase, whose product MKNRLTETDHWRQLASHLEEIKHTSVKELFAEDSDRGKNFRIEAEGIYFDYSKHRISQKTLSLLMGLARERGLEERISAMFSGLKINETEQRAVLHTALRSPADADIRVDSINVVPEVHQVLDKMKVFADKIRDETWKGYTGKPVKNIVNIGIGGSDLGPVMAYEALKFYSNHSLTFRFISNVDGNDFAEAVQGLSPEETLFIVSSKTFTTLETMTNARTAREWILTSIGDEKATANHFVAVSTNEQAVAQFGIDTANMFGFWDWVGGRYSMDASIGLSTMIAIGPDNFRAMLKGFHQMDEHFRNIPLEKNIPVIMGLLTVWYANFFGAQTQAVFPYENNLKRFPAYLQQLAMESNGKYVTLEGEKVNYQTSPVFWGEPGTNGQHSFYQLIHQGTHLVPVDFIGFREALQEIPPHQDYLVANMIAQGEALAFGKTENEVRSEGVKETLIPHKVFEGNRPSSTFFLEKLTPGALGKLIAMYEHSVFVQGVIWGINSFDQMGVELGKVLAQNIIPELLDKEVSLQHDSSTNLLIEYYRK is encoded by the coding sequence ATGAAAAACAGATTGACGGAAACAGACCACTGGAGGCAACTTGCCTCGCACCTGGAAGAGATAAAACACACTTCTGTTAAAGAGTTATTTGCGGAAGACAGTGACCGGGGGAAGAACTTCAGAATTGAAGCCGAAGGGATCTATTTCGATTATTCAAAACACAGGATCAGCCAAAAAACCCTCTCCCTGCTCATGGGCCTGGCCAGGGAACGCGGACTGGAAGAGCGAATCAGCGCCATGTTCTCCGGGTTAAAAATCAATGAAACGGAACAAAGGGCTGTTTTACACACGGCCCTGCGTTCTCCTGCAGATGCTGATATCAGGGTTGACAGTATCAATGTTGTACCGGAAGTACACCAGGTGCTTGATAAAATGAAGGTCTTTGCAGATAAGATCCGGGATGAAACCTGGAAGGGCTATACCGGTAAGCCCGTAAAAAACATTGTCAATATTGGTATAGGAGGATCAGATCTTGGTCCCGTGATGGCTTACGAAGCTTTAAAATTCTATTCCAATCACTCACTTACCTTCCGGTTTATCTCCAATGTTGACGGAAACGATTTTGCAGAAGCAGTTCAGGGTTTATCGCCGGAGGAAACGCTGTTTATTGTTTCTTCCAAAACATTTACCACCCTCGAGACCATGACCAATGCACGGACAGCGAGGGAATGGATTTTAACTTCGATCGGGGATGAGAAGGCGACAGCCAATCATTTTGTGGCAGTCTCCACCAACGAACAAGCAGTAGCTCAATTTGGAATCGATACAGCGAATATGTTCGGGTTCTGGGACTGGGTGGGAGGACGTTATTCCATGGATGCATCGATCGGTCTTTCAACCATGATTGCCATTGGTCCGGACAACTTCCGGGCCATGCTGAAAGGTTTTCACCAGATGGATGAGCATTTCCGGAATATACCCCTGGAAAAGAACATACCGGTGATTATGGGATTACTGACCGTCTGGTATGCCAATTTCTTTGGGGCCCAGACGCAGGCAGTATTCCCCTACGAGAATAATCTGAAGCGATTTCCTGCCTATTTGCAGCAGCTTGCCATGGAGAGCAACGGAAAATATGTGACCCTTGAAGGTGAAAAGGTCAACTATCAGACCAGTCCGGTTTTCTGGGGAGAACCCGGCACCAATGGCCAGCACTCCTTTTACCAGCTTATTCACCAGGGAACGCATCTGGTTCCTGTTGATTTTATCGGATTCAGAGAAGCTTTACAGGAGATTCCTCCTCACCAGGACTACCTGGTTGCCAATATGATTGCGCAGGGTGAAGCCCTTGCCTTTGGGAAAACGGAGAATGAGGTGCGAAGCGAAGGGGTGAAAGAAACGCTCATTCCGCACAAAGTATTTGAAGGGAACCGGCCTTCTTCCACCTTTTTCCTGGAGAAGCTTACACCAGGAGCATTAGGAAAACTGATCGCCATGTATGAGCACAGTGTCTTTGTGCAGGGTGTGATTTGGGGGATCAATTCTTTCGACCAGATGGGAGTGGAGCTGGGCAAAGTGCTGGCACAAAATATTATACCTGAATTGCTGGACAAGGAGGTATCCCTGCAGCACGACAGCTCCACCAATTTGTTGATTGAGTATTATCGTAAATAA
- a CDS encoding HAD family phosphatase: protein MIKAVIFDLDGTLIQTEVLKARSYARAIHQLTGGSVQEEKVLNGFSSYVGLSRTEVVGGLFFEFLTELAMVYPDKNPAFIQQSILSWRLEIYQEMINDAELLSGFFCPFNIGLLHELHADQYLTALATMSHLTEAERMLKAMRIKDKLSLVLTRDSVSRGKPDPEIYLKISEMLDVSPEDCLVIEDSVNGINAGLHAGMKVFAVTNDITRASVHKSGILEAQFIIDELSELKPRIYNFLTP from the coding sequence ATGATCAAAGCAGTAATATTCGATCTGGACGGGACCCTGATTCAGACAGAAGTGCTCAAAGCAAGATCCTATGCAAGGGCCATCCATCAATTAACCGGAGGATCGGTTCAGGAAGAAAAAGTGCTGAATGGCTTCAGCAGCTATGTGGGTCTTTCGAGGACAGAGGTGGTGGGAGGTTTGTTCTTTGAGTTTCTTACTGAACTGGCAATGGTTTATCCCGATAAGAATCCGGCCTTTATTCAGCAAAGCATTCTTTCCTGGCGGCTCGAAATTTATCAGGAGATGATTAACGATGCTGAGTTGTTGTCGGGATTTTTCTGTCCGTTTAATATCGGGTTGCTTCATGAATTGCATGCGGACCAGTATTTAACCGCCCTGGCAACCATGTCGCATCTGACGGAGGCGGAAAGGATGCTTAAGGCTATGAGAATTAAAGATAAACTGTCTCTGGTCCTTACAAGAGATTCTGTCTCCAGGGGAAAGCCTGATCCTGAAATTTATTTGAAAATCAGTGAAATGCTGGATGTATCTCCGGAAGATTGTCTGGTGATCGAAGACTCGGTGAATGGTATTAATGCCGGGCTCCATGCCGGAATGAAGGTATTTGCCGTTACCAACGACATCACACGGGCTTCGGTCCACAAGTCGGGAATTCTTGAGGCTCAATTTATTATCGATGAGCTTTCAGAACTGAAACCACGCATTTACAATTTCCTTACACCTTGA
- a CDS encoding NAD(P)/FAD-dependent oxidoreductase, with amino-acid sequence MEEIAKTNNHLPRVVIIGAGFAGLNLVKTLAKKPVQIILLDQNNHHQFQPLLYQVAIGGLEPDSVVSPVRKLFKSCINMIFRMVKVETVDQENKRVITNLGFVRYDYLVIATGSSTNFYGLKNIENNSIGLKSINDAINLRSWILQNLEKSIDGISEEEKQKLIKFVVVGGGPAGVEMAGALAEFKKYLLSNDYPEINSDYMKIYLVQSGERVLPGMSERASLHALKTLRRLGVEVLLHARVNDFDGQNLLYSSPDGREQILSGVIIWTAGVKGNMVEGFTPGSFVAGNRIAVDEYNQVTGCHDIFAIGDIAFMQTPAFPGGLPMVAQVAIQQGRNLGRNILSLVKRGEVISRFRYRDKGSMAIIGKKDAVADIKNIFLNGKFGWLIWSVIHLISLTGFKNKVAVAVNWAVKYFTYEKANQLIIRKYVPGKGQSLI; translated from the coding sequence ATGGAAGAGATCGCCAAAACAAACAATCACTTACCAAGAGTCGTCATTATAGGGGCCGGTTTTGCCGGATTAAACCTTGTTAAAACACTGGCGAAGAAGCCGGTTCAGATCATCCTTCTCGATCAGAACAACCACCACCAGTTCCAGCCGCTGCTCTACCAGGTGGCGATCGGGGGACTGGAGCCCGATTCGGTAGTATCGCCGGTCCGCAAGTTGTTTAAATCATGTATTAACATGATATTTAGAATGGTAAAGGTAGAGACGGTAGATCAGGAAAATAAGCGCGTGATCACCAACCTGGGTTTTGTACGCTACGACTACCTGGTCATCGCCACAGGGAGCAGCACCAATTTTTATGGCTTGAAAAACATTGAAAACAACAGCATAGGACTGAAAAGCATCAATGATGCCATCAATCTCCGGAGCTGGATCCTGCAGAACCTGGAGAAATCGATAGACGGGATCAGCGAGGAGGAAAAGCAAAAGCTCATTAAATTCGTGGTGGTAGGCGGGGGACCGGCAGGCGTGGAGATGGCAGGGGCACTGGCTGAGTTTAAAAAATACCTTCTTTCCAACGATTATCCCGAGATCAACAGCGATTACATGAAAATCTACCTGGTTCAATCGGGTGAACGGGTACTTCCAGGCATGTCGGAGCGGGCCTCTTTACATGCCCTTAAAACCCTTCGGAGATTGGGTGTCGAAGTGTTATTACATGCACGGGTGAATGATTTCGACGGACAAAATTTGCTGTACAGCAGCCCCGATGGAAGGGAGCAGATCTTATCAGGTGTGATCATCTGGACCGCCGGGGTGAAAGGGAATATGGTGGAAGGGTTCACACCCGGTTCATTTGTGGCAGGGAACCGGATCGCAGTGGATGAATACAATCAGGTAACAGGATGCCATGATATCTTTGCCATCGGGGATATTGCATTCATGCAGACCCCTGCCTTCCCGGGCGGGCTCCCCATGGTAGCACAGGTGGCCATCCAGCAGGGCAGGAACCTGGGGAGAAATATCCTGTCGCTGGTTAAAAGGGGGGAGGTAATAAGCAGGTTCAGATACAGAGATAAGGGCTCGATGGCCATTATCGGGAAGAAAGATGCGGTAGCTGATATAAAAAATATCTTTCTGAATGGAAAATTCGGATGGTTGATCTGGTCGGTGATCCACCTGATATCGCTCACCGGGTTCAAAAACAAGGTGGCGGTGGCGGTCAACTGGGCGGTAAAGTACTTTACTTATGAAAAGGCCAACCAGCTGATTATAAGGAAATATGTTCCGGGTAAGGGACAGAGTTTAATATAA